One stretch of Manis pentadactyla isolate mManPen7 chromosome 10, mManPen7.hap1, whole genome shotgun sequence DNA includes these proteins:
- the LOC130678942 gene encoding uncharacterized protein LOC130678942, translating into MSQEWPQPRSLALSWSPMCPQQSLAGHSSSDSHGRADDWGLPIREDGREWGPRTHPGSGRGRGRCLDRQGSAQRPGPHKGGPGGQCGWEDQASYSATPRPSSSPRTGRARRLAWEPEHVPSIIYASQLSSILVGQVLHHLVQEEHLGPTVAELEDPRQTQLAPETQGGPASWLEPVQELPESPGLELQSVSPASAPAEPEDLPGVAPAPEPGPELEPYVSTAESSSPRTGRARRLAWEPEHVPSIIDASQFSSILVGQVLHHLVQEEHLGPTVAELEDPRQTQLAPETQGGPASWLEPVQELPESPGLELRPVSPASAPAEPEDAPAAASALEAGPELEPHEASGPGPMTPAGMAPGPAEPESDPEPTRPCVTITRDVPRKEERTILQFPAHLVAEQLTLMCAVSGAGSWGRG; encoded by the exons atgtcccaggaGTGGCCCCAGCCCCGGAGcctggccctgagctggagccctaTGTGTCCACAGCAGAGTctagcaggtcactcatcttcagattcccatgggcgggctgacgactggggacttcctattcgggaggatgggagagaatggggtcccaggacacacccagggtcaggaagggggaggggcaggtgcctggacaggcaggggagtgcacagcggccaggcccacacaagggtggaccgggagggcagtgtggctgggaaGACCAGGCTTCTTACTCTGCCACCCCCCGgccttcctccagccccaggacgggacgggctaggcgccttgcctgggagcccgagcatgtgcccagcATCATCTATGCCAGCCAGCTTTCATCCATcctggtgggccaagtcctccaccacttggtccaggaggagcacctggggcccacggtggcagagctggaag acccacggcagacgcagctggctccagagacacagggagggccGGCTTCGTGGCTggagcccgtccaggagctccctgagtcCCCTGGGCTGGAGCTACAGTcggtgtcacctgcttcagcccctgcagagccagaGGATCTCCCAGGAGTGGCCCCAGCCCCggagccaggccctgagctggagccctaTGTGTCCACAGCAGAgtccagcag CCCCAGGACGGGACGGGCTAGgcgccttgcctgggagcccgagcatgtgcccagcATCATTGATGCCAGCCAGTTTTCATCCATcctggtgggccaagtcctccaccacttggtccaggaggagcacctggggcccacggtggcagagctggaag acccacggcagacgcagctggctccagagacacagggagggccGGCTTCGTGGCTggagcccgtccaggagctccctgagtcCCCTGGGCTGGAGCtacggccggtgtcacctgcttcagcccctgcagagccggaggatgccCCAGCAGCAGCCTCAGCCCTGgaggcaggccctgagctggagccccatgaggcCTCGGGCCCGGGTCCCATGACACCTGCAGGAATGGCACCAGGCCCGGCAGAGCCAGAGTCAGACCCGGAGCCCACCAGGCCCTGTGTCACGATCACCCGGGACGTGCCGAGGAAGGAGGAGCGGACCATCCTGCAGTTCCCTGCCCACCTGGTagccgagcagctgaccctgatgTGTGCGGTGAGTGGAGCGGGCTCTTGGGGCCGGGGGTAG